A genome region from Kaistia algarum includes the following:
- a CDS encoding ABC transporter ATP-binding protein: MLEVQSVSKSFDGFRAVDDVSFSVARGSIVGLIGPNGAGKTTTFNLIAGTLTPSSGSVRIDGRAVEHEPAHRRIAAGLARTFQIPKPFGEMSVLENVLVAAQDQAGERIAPNLFARGSVRRREKANIERARDIVAFVDLGKVERLPAKSLSGGQRKLLELARVLMARPKLILLDEPAAGVNPALLETIMARIETINADGVTFLIIEHNMDLVGRLCGEVIVMAEGRVLGRGAPSEMARDPRVVEAYLGGAPA; the protein is encoded by the coding sequence ATGCTCGAAGTGCAATCGGTTTCCAAGTCCTTCGACGGTTTCCGCGCCGTCGACGACGTGTCGTTCAGCGTCGCGCGCGGGTCGATCGTCGGGCTGATCGGGCCGAACGGCGCCGGCAAGACGACGACGTTCAACCTGATCGCCGGGACGCTGACGCCATCCTCGGGCAGCGTGCGCATCGACGGCCGCGCCGTCGAGCATGAGCCGGCGCACCGGCGGATCGCGGCGGGCCTCGCGCGCACCTTCCAGATCCCGAAGCCCTTCGGCGAGATGTCGGTGCTCGAGAATGTCCTCGTCGCGGCGCAGGACCAGGCGGGCGAGCGCATTGCGCCGAACCTCTTCGCCCGCGGATCGGTCCGGCGGCGCGAAAAGGCCAATATCGAGCGCGCCCGCGACATCGTCGCCTTCGTCGATCTCGGCAAGGTCGAACGGCTGCCGGCGAAATCGCTTTCCGGCGGTCAGCGCAAGCTGCTCGAACTCGCGCGCGTCCTGATGGCGAGGCCGAAGCTGATCCTGCTCGACGAGCCGGCCGCCGGGGTCAATCCGGCGCTGCTGGAGACGATCATGGCGCGGATCGAGACGATCAATGCGGATGGCGTCACCTTCCTGATCATCGAGCACAATATGGACCTCGTCGGGCGCCTCTGCGGCGAGGTCATCGTCATGGCCGAGGGGCGGGTGCTCGGGCGCGGCGCGCCGTCCGAAATGGCGCGCGACCCGCGCGTGGTCGAAGCCTATCTCGGCGGAGCGCCGGCATGA
- a CDS encoding ABC transporter permease — MSGAPGSLRAWLTTAEPQSRRQARLGHAYQTYRRLSRNPTAMAGLVIVGLLVLVAAFAPLLATHSPIESGDLRTQRLLPPGPVFWLGTDDQARDIYSRILYGSRLTLAVVVLVSVTATPVGLLIGTVSGYFGGWVDRILMRITDIFLAFPRLVLALAFVAALGPGIENAIIAIAITAWPPYARLARAETLTIRNSDFIHAVRLQGGSSARILLKHIVPLCLSSVTVRVTLDMAGIILTAAGLGFLGLGAQPPAPEWGTMIAAGRRFLVDQWWVAAMPGIAIFVVSLGFNLLGDGLRDALDPRSAR; from the coding sequence ATGAGCGGCGCTCCCGGATCGCTGCGTGCCTGGCTGACGACGGCGGAGCCGCAATCGCGGCGTCAGGCGCGGCTCGGCCACGCCTACCAGACCTACCGCCGCCTTTCCCGCAATCCGACCGCCATGGCCGGTCTCGTCATTGTCGGCCTGCTCGTCCTCGTCGCCGCCTTCGCGCCCCTGCTCGCCACGCATTCGCCGATCGAAAGCGGCGATCTCAGGACCCAGCGCCTCCTGCCACCGGGACCGGTCTTCTGGCTCGGTACCGACGATCAGGCGCGCGACATCTATTCGCGGATTCTGTACGGCTCGCGGCTGACACTGGCCGTCGTCGTGCTGGTCTCCGTGACCGCCACGCCGGTCGGCCTCCTCATCGGCACCGTGTCGGGCTATTTCGGCGGCTGGGTCGATCGCATCCTGATGCGGATCACCGACATCTTCCTCGCCTTCCCCCGCCTCGTCCTGGCGCTTGCCTTCGTCGCGGCACTGGGTCCGGGCATCGAGAACGCGATCATCGCCATAGCCATCACGGCATGGCCGCCCTATGCGCGCCTGGCCCGCGCCGAGACGCTGACGATCCGCAACAGCGACTTCATCCATGCCGTGCGCCTGCAGGGCGGCTCCTCGGCGCGCATCCTCCTGAAGCACATCGTGCCGCTCTGCCTCTCCTCGGTCACCGTCCGCGTCACGCTCGACATGGCCGGCATCATCCTGACCGCCGCCGGGCTTGGATTCCTCGGCCTCGGCGCCCAGCCGCCAGCGCCCGAATGGGGCACGATGATCGCGGCCGGCCGGCGTTTTCTCGTCGACCAATGGTGGGTCGCCGCCATGCCGGGCATCGCCATCTTCGTCGTCAGCCTCGGCTTCAACCTGCTCGGCGACGGGCTGCGCGATGCGCTCGACCCGAGGTCCGCCCGATGA
- a CDS encoding branched-chain amino acid ABC transporter permease has protein sequence MIDLVGYGAFFLVNALIFGVICLGLNLQWGQTGLFNVGVAGFVAIGAYTSAILTTPETADRIGGFDWPILAGWLAAMLLAGGAAALIGLATLRLRADYLAMTTFGIAVTIQVIALNATGLTGGPFGIAFIPRPFSGLAETPIAFNAANLALTGAVTLGLFLLLEMLTRSPFGRVLRAIREDEAAAASLGKSVNFYRLQAFALGGAIMGLAGAMQAHFIGFIAPDNYLSILTFQAWAMLIVGGSGNNRGALIGAVVVWGLWSLSSLAVGSFVAPAFQARAAALQIVAIGVALAAILIIRPRGLIGERAIVSRDVEAIAGEAGADEAVRD, from the coding sequence ATGATCGATCTCGTCGGCTATGGCGCCTTCTTCCTCGTCAACGCGCTGATCTTCGGCGTGATCTGCCTCGGCCTCAATCTGCAATGGGGCCAGACGGGTCTCTTCAATGTCGGCGTCGCCGGCTTCGTCGCCATCGGCGCCTATACGTCGGCGATCCTGACGACCCCGGAGACGGCGGATCGGATCGGCGGCTTCGATTGGCCGATCCTCGCCGGCTGGCTCGCCGCCATGTTGCTCGCCGGCGGCGCGGCGGCGCTGATCGGCCTCGCGACGCTGCGGCTCCGCGCCGATTATCTCGCCATGACCACTTTCGGCATCGCCGTGACGATCCAGGTCATCGCGCTGAATGCGACGGGCCTGACCGGCGGACCGTTCGGCATCGCCTTCATCCCGCGACCGTTTTCCGGCCTGGCCGAAACGCCCATTGCCTTCAACGCCGCCAATCTCGCGCTCACCGGCGCGGTGACGCTCGGTCTGTTTCTCCTGCTCGAAATGCTGACGCGCAGCCCGTTCGGGCGCGTGCTGCGGGCGATCCGCGAGGATGAGGCCGCCGCTGCCTCGCTGGGCAAGAGCGTCAATTTCTACCGCCTTCAGGCCTTCGCGCTCGGCGGCGCGATCATGGGTCTCGCCGGGGCGATGCAGGCGCATTTCATCGGCTTCATCGCGCCCGACAACTATCTCTCGATCCTGACCTTTCAGGCCTGGGCGATGCTGATCGTCGGCGGCTCCGGCAATAATCGTGGCGCGCTCATCGGCGCCGTCGTCGTCTGGGGGCTGTGGAGCCTTTCGAGCCTCGCCGTCGGCTCCTTCGTCGCACCGGCCTTCCAGGCCCGTGCGGCGGCGCTGCAGATCGTGGCGATCGGTGTCGCGCTGGCGGCGATCCTGATTATCCGCCCGCGCGGCCTGATCGGCGAGCGGGCGATCGTCTCGCGCGACGTCGAGGCCATCGCGGGAGAGGCCGGGGCGGACGAGGCGGTCAGGGACTGA
- a CDS encoding ABC transporter ATP-binding protein, with protein sequence MSAPPVLVAEDIEAGYEPGLPIVKGASIHVGRGEIVVVLGPNGAGKSTLIKAIAGLVPVSRGRIALNGEAITHRPAHLMVRLGLAFVPQTENIFATMTIEENLQLAGHVAPAAERASRIEAMFALFPDLANRRRLAAGRLSGGQRQMLAVARALMIEPSVLMLDEPSAGLSPKLVGEVFAKLSEIRKTGVTILLVEQNARAALAIADRAYILADGRNRHEGSAAALAADRDIAAHYLGLGGADAPMRGMAP encoded by the coding sequence ATGAGTGCGCCGCCCGTTCTCGTCGCCGAGGATATTGAGGCCGGATACGAGCCGGGCCTGCCGATCGTCAAGGGCGCCTCGATCCATGTCGGCCGCGGCGAGATCGTCGTGGTGCTCGGACCGAACGGCGCCGGCAAGTCGACGCTGATCAAGGCGATCGCCGGCCTCGTCCCGGTGTCGCGCGGGCGCATCGCGCTGAACGGCGAGGCGATCACGCATCGGCCGGCCCATCTCATGGTCCGGCTGGGGCTCGCCTTCGTGCCGCAGACGGAAAACATCTTTGCGACCATGACGATCGAAGAGAATCTTCAACTGGCAGGTCATGTCGCGCCGGCGGCGGAAAGAGCCAGCCGGATCGAGGCAATGTTCGCACTGTTCCCCGATCTCGCCAACCGGCGCCGCCTCGCGGCCGGGCGCCTTTCGGGCGGCCAGCGCCAGATGCTGGCCGTGGCACGCGCGCTGATGATCGAGCCCTCCGTGCTGATGCTGGACGAGCCCTCGGCGGGCCTCTCGCCGAAGCTGGTCGGCGAGGTGTTCGCCAAGCTTTCCGAGATCCGCAAGACCGGCGTCACCATCCTGCTGGTCGAGCAGAACGCCCGCGCCGCGCTCGCCATCGCCGACCGCGCCTATATCCTCGCCGATGGCCGCAACCGGCACGAAGGCTCGGCGGCGGCGCTTGCCGCTGATCGGGATATCGCCGCGCATTATCTCGGCCTTGGCGGCGCGGATGCTCCGATGCGGGGGATGGCGCCATGA
- a CDS encoding aldo/keto reductase — METFDLAPEYTISRVIRGGWQLAGGHGAIDRDSAIADMTAFAEAGIVTFDCADIYTGVEAMIGDFRAGFGRTHGKAALERIHVHTKCVPDLAILNRVTKADIAAIIDQSLQRLRMERLDLVQFHWWDYDAPAYVAVAVWLDELRREGKISYVSGTNFDVPRVREFLAAGVPLRTLQVQYSVLDHRPENGLVELCAANGIDLLCYGSVAGGFLGERWLGVAEPKGELENRSLTKYKLIIDDFGGWALFQELLAALASVAARHGVDIATVASRHVLDRAGVAAVIVGARNRSHLARNLAIGALHLTDEDRAAIDAVIAKRQGPEGDVYTLERDRTGRHGSIMKYNLNAAS; from the coding sequence ATGGAAACCTTCGACTTAGCGCCCGAATACACGATCTCGCGCGTGATCCGCGGCGGCTGGCAGCTTGCCGGCGGCCATGGCGCGATCGACCGCGACAGCGCGATCGCCGACATGACGGCCTTCGCCGAGGCCGGCATCGTCACCTTCGATTGCGCCGATATCTATACCGGCGTCGAGGCGATGATCGGCGATTTCCGCGCCGGGTTCGGCCGCACGCACGGCAAGGCGGCGCTGGAGCGGATCCACGTCCACACCAAATGCGTGCCCGACCTCGCCATATTGAACCGCGTCACCAAGGCCGACATCGCCGCGATCATCGACCAGTCGCTGCAGCGCCTGCGTATGGAGCGGCTGGATCTGGTGCAGTTCCATTGGTGGGATTACGACGCGCCGGCCTATGTCGCCGTCGCCGTCTGGCTCGACGAGCTCCGCCGCGAAGGCAAGATCAGCTACGTCTCCGGCACCAATTTCGACGTGCCGCGCGTCAGGGAATTCCTCGCAGCCGGCGTCCCGCTGCGCACCCTGCAGGTGCAATATTCCGTGCTCGACCATCGGCCGGAGAACGGCCTCGTCGAACTCTGCGCCGCGAACGGCATCGATCTCCTCTGCTATGGCTCGGTCGCGGGCGGCTTCCTCGGCGAGCGCTGGCTGGGCGTGGCCGAGCCGAAGGGCGAGCTCGAGAACCGCTCGCTGACCAAATACAAGCTGATCATCGACGATTTCGGCGGCTGGGCGTTGTTCCAGGAACTGCTCGCGGCGCTCGCTTCCGTCGCCGCGCGGCACGGCGTCGATATCGCGACCGTCGCCAGCCGGCATGTGCTCGACCGGGCAGGCGTTGCTGCCGTCATCGTCGGGGCGCGCAACCGCAGCCACCTCGCCCGCAACCTCGCAATCGGTGCACTTCACCTGACCGATGAAGATCGCGCCGCAATCGACGCGGTGATCGCCAAGCGACAAGGCCCGGAGGGCGACGTCTATACGCTCGAACGCGACCGCACCGGCCGGCATGGCTCGATCATGAAATACAATTTGAACGCCGCGTCATGA
- a CDS encoding ABC transporter ATP-binding protein, which produces MAAPILEARDLSVRFGAGRLAITAVEGFSFALQAGESLGLVGESGSGKSTVLRAITGLAPMTGSLSLDGRPVAAPRDLAFYSAVQMVFQDPFASLHPRHTVDQILSEPLAIHRISDPEPRILAALAEVGLGPSYRFRYPHQLSGGQRQRIAIARALILRPRIVLLDEPTSALDASVQAEILNLLEQLRRDLGLSYILVSHDLAVVAHLCERLIVMRGGRLVETTTAAALRDGSVAADYTRAMLAASKGFTRAPAVSP; this is translated from the coding sequence ATGGCCGCGCCGATCCTCGAGGCCCGCGATCTCTCCGTCCGTTTCGGCGCCGGCCGGCTCGCTATCACGGCAGTGGAAGGCTTCTCCTTCGCGCTTCAGGCCGGCGAATCCCTCGGCCTCGTCGGCGAATCCGGCTCGGGCAAATCGACCGTGCTGCGCGCCATCACCGGCCTCGCCCCAATGACCGGCTCGCTGTCGCTGGACGGCCGGCCGGTCGCCGCGCCGCGCGATCTCGCCTTCTACAGCGCCGTGCAGATGGTGTTCCAGGATCCCTTCGCGTCGCTGCATCCCCGTCATACGGTCGACCAGATCCTCTCCGAGCCGCTGGCGATCCATCGGATATCCGATCCCGAACCGCGCATCCTCGCGGCCCTCGCCGAGGTGGGCCTCGGCCCATCCTATCGCTTCCGCTATCCACACCAGCTCTCGGGCGGCCAGCGCCAGCGCATCGCCATCGCCCGCGCACTGATCCTGCGGCCCCGCATCGTACTGCTCGACGAGCCGACCTCGGCGTTGGATGCCTCCGTGCAGGCCGAGATCCTCAATTTGCTGGAGCAGCTCCGTCGCGACCTTGGACTGTCCTACATTCTGGTCAGCCACGACCTCGCCGTCGTCGCGCATCTCTGCGAGCGGCTAATCGTCATGCGCGGCGGCCGTCTGGTCGAGACGACGACCGCAGCTGCCCTTCGCGACGGTTCGGTCGCGGCGGACTATACGCGGGCCATGCTGGCGGCGAGCAAGGGATTCACGCGGGCGCCGGCCGTCAGTCCCTGA
- a CDS encoding ABC transporter substrate-binding protein translates to MLRAALLGSALALTAAGAARAADCDITVGLVMELTGPAGEYGQAGAKSVEMAFRDLNDAGGVAGCKIVTDTRDSQSQGTVAVDVATQLVQVKKVPVIIGGIISSVSIPILTSVTAPAKIPQVSPASSSPTLTKLGRDGKTNGVFFRTITSDALQGIAAAKFAIDQGIKKVAIINVNNDFGVNMVNEFSSAYKALGGEITSVTPYNEKQSSYQSEVTAALASSPEALYLVSTPVDGATIARTWISQGGPQKFLLNDGMNSAEFIKNVGPEYLNDAFGTSSGTDATASTEYFNKEYKAFSGLDPASPAADRSYDAGAIVGLAIAEAGKGDSAAILASIRKVLDPNGTVIHAGKDEFAKALQLIKDGKPIKYEGVIGPVTFDEVGDITGPFRLWRIQNGEVTTVGQMSTADIDKVKASIAK, encoded by the coding sequence ATGCTGCGCGCCGCACTTCTCGGCAGCGCCCTCGCCCTCACTGCGGCGGGCGCCGCCCGCGCCGCCGATTGCGACATCACCGTCGGCCTCGTCATGGAGCTGACCGGCCCGGCCGGCGAATATGGCCAGGCCGGTGCGAAGTCGGTCGAGATGGCGTTTCGCGACCTGAACGATGCCGGCGGCGTCGCCGGCTGCAAGATCGTCACCGACACGCGCGATTCGCAGAGCCAGGGCACGGTGGCGGTCGACGTCGCGACGCAGCTGGTTCAGGTAAAGAAGGTGCCGGTGATCATCGGCGGCATCATCTCGTCCGTCTCTATCCCGATCCTGACCTCGGTGACTGCGCCGGCCAAGATCCCGCAGGTCTCGCCCGCCTCGTCCTCGCCGACGCTGACCAAGCTCGGCCGCGACGGCAAGACCAATGGCGTGTTCTTCCGCACCATCACATCCGATGCGCTGCAGGGCATCGCCGCGGCGAAATTCGCGATCGACCAGGGCATCAAGAAGGTCGCGATCATCAATGTGAACAACGACTTCGGCGTCAACATGGTCAACGAGTTCTCGTCGGCCTACAAGGCGCTCGGCGGCGAGATCACATCGGTCACGCCCTATAACGAGAAGCAGTCGTCCTACCAGTCGGAGGTCACGGCCGCCCTCGCCTCCTCGCCCGAGGCGCTCTACCTCGTCTCGACGCCGGTGGACGGCGCCACGATCGCCCGCACCTGGATCTCGCAGGGCGGCCCGCAGAAGTTCCTCCTGAACGACGGCATGAACAGCGCCGAATTCATCAAGAATGTCGGCCCGGAATATCTGAACGACGCTTTCGGCACCTCGTCGGGCACCGACGCGACGGCCTCGACCGAGTATTTCAACAAGGAATACAAGGCGTTCTCCGGCCTCGATCCGGCCAGCCCCGCCGCCGACCGTTCCTATGACGCGGGCGCCATCGTCGGCCTCGCCATCGCCGAAGCCGGCAAGGGCGACAGCGCCGCCATCCTCGCCTCGATCCGCAAGGTGCTCGACCCGAACGGCACGGTGATCCATGCCGGCAAGGACGAGTTCGCCAAGGCGCTCCAGCTGATCAAGGACGGCAAGCCGATCAAGTATGAAGGCGTGATCGGCCCGGTCACCTTCGACGAAGTCGGCGACATTACGGGCCCGTTCCGCCTCTGGCGCATCCAGAACGGCGAGGTGACGACGGTCGGCCAGATGTCGACGGCCGATATCGACAAGGTCAAGGCGTCGATCGCGAAGTAA
- a CDS encoding ABC transporter ATP-binding protein codes for MSPPLLEVEDLRIRFPLAEGTVEAVRGISFTLGRERLGIVGESGSGKSQTGRAILGLTAKPGEVTAKRLAFGGIDLMAAPPKLRRSLRGSRMTMVMQDPRYSLNPVMTVGRQIVEAYRAHKRISTAEARRAARDMLDAVKVSQPDRVMALYPHELSGGMGQRVMIAMMLITGPELLIADEPTSALDVTVRGEVLRILDQLVTERGMGLILISHDLQLVASFCDRVLVMYAGRIVEELQAGALDKAQHPYTRGLMGCLPKLSGDRHPLPVLDRDPNWAL; via the coding sequence ATGAGCCCGCCGCTGCTGGAAGTCGAGGATCTTCGGATCCGCTTTCCGCTCGCGGAGGGTACCGTCGAGGCGGTGCGCGGCATCTCGTTCACGCTCGGCCGCGAGCGGCTTGGCATCGTCGGCGAGAGCGGATCCGGCAAGTCGCAGACCGGCCGCGCCATTCTCGGCCTGACGGCAAAGCCGGGCGAAGTGACGGCGAAGCGCCTCGCCTTCGGCGGCATCGACCTGATGGCCGCGCCCCCGAAGCTGCGCCGCAGCCTGCGCGGTAGCCGCATGACCATGGTGATGCAGGACCCGCGCTATTCCCTCAACCCGGTCATGACGGTCGGCCGGCAGATCGTCGAAGCCTACCGGGCGCACAAGCGTATCTCCACGGCTGAGGCCCGAAGGGCCGCGCGCGACATGCTCGATGCGGTGAAGGTCAGCCAGCCGGACCGCGTCATGGCGCTCTATCCGCACGAGCTTTCCGGCGGCATGGGCCAGCGCGTCATGATCGCGATGATGCTGATCACCGGGCCGGAACTGCTGATCGCCGACGAGCCGACCTCGGCGCTCGACGTCACGGTGCGCGGCGAGGTGCTGCGCATTCTCGATCAGCTCGTCACCGAGCGCGGCATGGGCCTTATCCTGATCAGTCACGATCTCCAGCTCGTCGCCTCCTTCTGCGACCGCGTGCTCGTGATGTATGCCGGCCGGATCGTCGAGGAGCTTCAGGCCGGCGCGCTGGACAAGGCGCAGCATCCCTATACGCGAGGATTGATGGGCTGCCTGCCGAAGCTCTCCGGTGACCGGCATCCCCTGCCGGTGCTGGACCGCGACCCGAACTGGGCGCTCTGA
- a CDS encoding ABC transporter permease, which translates to MSLDPGLRAAPRRERRGRGALGLAGGIAGFLLTLAITLFGLVVVTFVIGRVVPIDPVLAVAGDRASGAVYERVRAEMGLDKPLPEQFRVYVVKAVTGDFGRSVLTTNPVIEDIKRYFPATIELATLGTLIGTLIGVPLGVFAAVRSGSLLDQIVRIVGLVGYSVPIFWLGLMALLLFYARLDWVAGPGRLDIAYDYLVTPVTGMLLVDSLMQGQVEVFWNALSHIILPAILLGYFSLAYISRMTRALVLNELAQEYVVTARIKGLSEARVIWRHALRNASVPLVTVVVLSYATLLEGSVLTETVFAWPGIGSYITNSLQNADLNAVLGGTLVVGAAFVTLNLFSDLLYHLLDPRTR; encoded by the coding sequence TTGAGCCTCGACCCCGGCCTGAGAGCCGCGCCGAGGCGGGAGCGGCGTGGCCGTGGCGCGCTTGGCCTGGCGGGCGGCATCGCCGGCTTCCTCTTGACGCTGGCGATCACGCTGTTCGGCCTCGTCGTCGTCACCTTCGTCATCGGCCGTGTCGTGCCAATCGATCCGGTTCTGGCCGTCGCGGGCGACCGCGCCTCGGGCGCCGTCTATGAGCGCGTGCGGGCCGAGATGGGCCTCGACAAGCCCCTGCCCGAACAGTTCCGCGTCTATGTCGTGAAGGCCGTGACCGGCGATTTCGGCCGTTCCGTCCTCACTACCAATCCGGTGATCGAGGACATAAAGCGCTATTTCCCCGCCACCATCGAACTCGCGACGCTCGGCACGCTGATCGGAACCCTGATCGGCGTCCCGCTCGGGGTCTTCGCGGCCGTGCGATCGGGCAGTCTTCTGGACCAGATCGTACGCATCGTCGGGCTCGTCGGCTATTCCGTGCCGATCTTCTGGCTCGGCCTGATGGCGCTGCTGCTGTTCTATGCCCGCCTCGACTGGGTAGCCGGGCCAGGGCGGCTCGACATCGCCTATGACTATCTGGTGACGCCCGTGACCGGCATGCTGCTGGTCGACAGCCTGATGCAGGGCCAGGTCGAGGTGTTCTGGAACGCCCTCTCCCACATCATCCTGCCGGCGATCCTGCTCGGCTATTTTTCGCTCGCCTATATCAGCCGGATGACGCGCGCCCTGGTGCTGAACGAACTGGCGCAGGAATATGTCGTCACCGCCCGGATCAAGGGCCTGTCGGAGGCGCGGGTCATCTGGCGGCATGCGCTCCGGAATGCCAGCGTCCCGCTCGTCACCGTCGTCGTGCTCTCCTATGCGACGCTGCTCGAAGGCTCGGTTCTGACCGAGACGGTCTTCGCCTGGCCGGGGATCGGCTCCTACATCACTAATTCGCTGCAGAACGCCGATCTGAACGCTGTGCTGGGCGGAACACTGGTCGTCGGCGCCGCCTTCGTGACGCTGAACCTTTTCTCCGACCTTCTCTATCACCTGCTCGATCCGAGGACGCGCTGA
- a CDS encoding branched-chain amino acid ABC transporter permease, translating to MSLQFLADGLFAGALIGLGAVGLTLTYSILRFSNFTHGDFISWGAYLTLAIFGGIAGVIAPAGRFMPLSFGWPLIVAGLAAMVLTGLLALLLDTALFKPLRRTGHGIVMVIASFGASLALRALLEFLFTSEPAYFSRAIQIAVPLGLGIRVTPDQMAMMGLALVVVIAMHLLLTRTHIGRSMRAVSENPALARVVGIDVAAVIRATWLIGGALACVSGIMLGLTVQIRPQMGFDLLLPLFAAAILGGIGSVWGAILGGLIVGIAEAAAVQWVGAEFRSAVAFVLLIAVLLIRPRGLFGVREG from the coding sequence ATGAGCCTGCAATTCCTCGCCGACGGGCTCTTCGCCGGTGCACTGATCGGGCTCGGCGCGGTCGGGCTGACGCTGACCTATTCGATCCTGCGCTTTTCGAATTTCACCCATGGCGACTTCATCTCATGGGGCGCCTATCTGACGCTCGCCATCTTCGGCGGGATCGCCGGGGTGATCGCACCGGCCGGCCGGTTCATGCCGCTCTCCTTCGGCTGGCCGCTGATCGTCGCCGGCCTCGCTGCCATGGTGCTGACCGGTCTGCTGGCGCTCCTGCTCGATACCGCCCTGTTCAAGCCGCTGCGCCGCACCGGCCATGGCATCGTCATGGTGATCGCGAGCTTCGGCGCCTCGCTGGCGCTGCGCGCGCTGCTCGAATTCCTGTTCACCTCGGAGCCGGCCTATTTCAGCCGCGCGATCCAGATCGCCGTGCCGCTCGGCCTCGGCATCCGCGTAACGCCCGACCAGATGGCGATGATGGGCCTCGCGCTCGTCGTGGTGATCGCGATGCATCTCCTTTTGACGCGGACCCATATCGGCCGCTCGATGCGGGCGGTGAGCGAGAACCCGGCGCTGGCGCGCGTCGTCGGCATCGACGTTGCCGCCGTCATCCGCGCCACCTGGCTGATCGGCGGCGCGCTGGCCTGCGTCTCCGGCATCATGCTCGGCCTCACCGTGCAGATCCGGCCGCAAATGGGCTTCGATCTGCTGCTGCCGCTCTTCGCCGCCGCCATTCTCGGCGGCATCGGCAGCGTCTGGGGCGCGATCCTCGGCGGGCTGATCGTCGGCATCGCCGAAGCGGCGGCCGTGCAATGGGTCGGCGCCGAATTCCGTTCGGCCGTCGCCTTCGTGCTGCTGATCGCCGTGCTGCTCATCCGCCCGCGCGGCCTGTTCGGAGTGCGCGAGGGATGA
- a CDS encoding TIGR04076 family protein, translated as MTEAVDDHFELYDLRVEVVAPPGAKLYCGAVVGDHFELRGEMLHLPPGQGISIYSLASVLPLLAAKQRPTHRNDWMTSDAEIACPDPNCPSRLRITRLGKRRFSHAATTAVPLPASE; from the coding sequence ATGACCGAGGCAGTCGACGATCATTTCGAGCTCTACGACCTACGGGTCGAGGTGGTGGCGCCGCCGGGCGCCAAGCTCTATTGCGGCGCCGTGGTCGGCGATCATTTCGAGCTTCGTGGCGAGATGCTGCATCTGCCGCCCGGACAGGGCATCTCGATCTATTCGCTCGCCTCGGTGCTGCCCCTTCTCGCGGCCAAGCAGCGCCCGACGCATCGCAACGACTGGATGACCAGCGACGCCGAGATCGCCTGCCCGGACCCGAACTGCCCCTCGCGCCTCAGAATCACCCGCCTCGGCAAGCGCCGCTTCTCCCACGCCGCGACGACAGCCGTTCCCCTGCCTGCATCCGAATAG